In one window of Primulina tabacum isolate GXHZ01 chromosome 8, ASM2559414v2, whole genome shotgun sequence DNA:
- the LOC142552644 gene encoding uncharacterized protein LOC142552644 isoform X1, with product MGKDEVWEKSDDIEIIAIGNMYTGSWDKKYWSSSRGKDRYPYPVGYKSIRNLNGITFKMEILQGPKGPSFTISSTDGKSCSGETPVIAWESFQRGCYRTKLGHGKRFSCKIDGAEFFGFKNAFVQRLLRELVANVSGTAEQGLLISSISSRDCEAVYQLNDKGSVENHDLVPYLVKSHFTRKRSRTDKVVNDKRVNQTHVEQNQCKKYRQEANASNSRQTDKLTRSGSKCATTNEISGFCASTEILGEQKLAKMIENETCPSTAEKVARLDSVVMPEYLTVENSLSLCERELICSRNNLECGTDKVLKNHHPKDGPRIADIQEFNDSTPEETDGGTNVHHSMTIIKDVDICAPDTLDHVGDNSSVSSSINHEQFPWNVKEEMINNVVKSEVLITDSVPEEEIRTSTWYSSSEKCDTDSVGEDIAKSMMTVLLPRALPLLKTFTRKKKKSVKPLEIAPLRLQDKNGVSNACTDDAAIAREPTRHSNTERQKEKAHVPRICNDLVVSTFGNTETMVPDTFDNVDCQDVLPDLTKASQLLNVLDTQSQLQANREANVPICHDGINEPTRTSDVMLVATTDAILAPRLEITASPRSDSAVCHTTDKLHAIQAATMKQTPESESTICKSLSDVDPPKIPTTGCYCSEVETNQMEDLNIQLDVNEKLPGLLEFFACYIQPMPISMVQLIVKGNDIYVCVKCGSLERKESTLFVYKAVKKGKKLGCPFFIGHVPIAFQLSRNPLGGDVGLESSLLQFIPDTQALVLLNSIRTPYCRDGKLNCLCAACTSDCVEENAVKIVQLNSGYVSLLARLETTHDVCCLLVCEPSFLLAAEEGGKLKLWLMNSTWSAQRENWYLPTFNCMFPCLVELKRIPNSAVLVVGHNGFGEFGIWDIVKRNMVSKFSSPGTSIIKCVPAGIFKWQRKSESTTEEIIDKIMYATKQSFSETIRIENHVSSTEDKDVAVWLLISIVNRDSQHCQSSAGHANLLGEWRLALLINNTVIIGSAISQGAAAVTSSGHGIIGSRDGLVYEWELSTGTKLGTLHSFKGVPSFLYTVRFLISLFILFINIIGRDSFGMAKAF from the exons GGTAAAGACCGCTATCCTTATCCTGTTGGATACAAGTCGATTCGAAATCTGAATGGGATTACCTTCAAAATGGAAATTCTTCAAGGCCCTAAAGGCCCGTCATTTACG ATAAGTTCAACTGATGGAAAGTCATGTTCCGGAGAAACTCCTGTTATTGCTTGGGAGAGCTTTCAGAGAGGCTGTTACCGTACAAAGTTGGGGCACGGGAAGAGATTTTCCTGTAAGATAGATGGAGCAGAG TTTTTTGGATTCAAAAATGCATTTGTCCAGAGGCTACTGCGGGAGTTGGTGGCAAATGTCAGTGGAACTGCTGAACAGGGTTTGTTAATTTCAAGCATTTCTAGCAGAGATTGTGAGGCAGTTTATCAGTTAAATGACAAAGGATCAGTTGAAAATCATGATTTGGTCCCATATTTAGTTAAATCACATTTTACAAGGAAGAGAAGCAGGACTGACAAAGTTGTTAATGATAAAAGAGTCAACCAGACTCATGTCGAGCAAAATCAATGCAAGAAGTATAGACAAGAAGCCAATGCTTCAAATTCGCGGCAAACAGACAAATTAACTCGCAGTGGTAGCAAATGCGCAACTACGAATGAAATTTCTGGGTTTTGTGCTAGTACAGAAATATTAGGGGAACAAAAGTTAGCTAAGATGATAGAGAATGAAACATGTCCGTCTACTGCAGAAAAAGTGGCACGGTTGGATTCTGTGGTGATGCCTGAATATCTAACTGTAGAAAATTCCCTTTCCCTATGCGAAAGAGAGTTGATTTGTTCCAGGAATAACTTGGAGTGTGGTACTGATAAAGTGCTCAAGAACCATCACCCC AAAGATGGACCAAGAATTGCTGATATCCAAGAATTCAATGACTCGACACCAGAAGAAACTGATGGAGGAACTAATGTTCATCATAGCATGACAATAATCAAGGATGTTGATATTTGTGCACCTGACACTTTGGATCATGTTGGAG ATAACTCTTCTGTATCTTCTTCAATTAACCACGAGCAATTTCCTTGGAATGTGAAAGAAGAAATGATCAATAATGTGGTTAAGTCCGAGGTGTTGATAACCGATTCAGTTCCAGAAGAAGAAATACGCACATCAACATGGTATTCTAGCTCAGAAAAGTGTGATACTGATTCAGTTGGTGAAGATATAGCCAAGTCAATGATGACCGTTCTACTACCTCGAGCTCTTCCTTTACTCAAGACATTCActagaaagaaaaagaaaagtgTGAAGCCTTTAGAGATAGCTCCTCTTAGATTGCAAGATAAAAATGGTGTGTCTAATGCTTGTACTGATGATGCAGCAATTG cTAGAGAGCCAACCAGACATTCGAATACGGAGAGACAGAAGGAAAAGGCACATGTTCCCAGAATATGCAATGATTTAGTTGTCTCCACTTTTGGGAACACGGAAACTATGGTACCTGATACTTTTGATAATGTTGATTGTCAAGATGTGCTTCCTGATTTGACCAAAGCCAGTCAGTTATTAAATGTTCTAGACACTCAGTCACAGCTGCAAGCCAATAGAGAAGCGAATGTACCTATTTGTCATGATGGAATTAACGAAC CCACTAGGACATCCGATGTTATGTTAGTGGCTACTACAGATGCTATACTAGCTCCTCGATTGGAAATTACTGCTAGTCCAAGGAGTGACAGTGCTGTCTGCCACACCACTGATAAGCTACATGCTATTCAAGCGGCAACAATGAAACAAACTCCTGAATCTGAAAGTACAATCTGCAAAAGTTTGTCAGATGTTGATCCACCTAAG ATCCCCACTACAGGCTGTTACTGCAGTGAGGTTGAAACTAATCAAATGGAAGACTTGAATATTCAATTGGACGTGAATGAAAAATTACCTGGTCTTCTTGAGTTTTTTGCGTGCTATATCCAACCCATGCCAATTTCGATGGTACAGCTGATTGTAAAAGGGAATGATATTTATGTATGCGTTAAATGTGGCTCCTTGGAGCGCAAAGAGAGCACCCTCTTTGTCTACAAGGCCGTAAAGAAAGGGAAAAAGCTGGGATGCCCTTTTTTCATTGGTCATGTGCCGATAGCTTTCCAACTTTCAAGGAATCCACTTGGTGGAGAT GTCGGACTAGAGAGCTCTCTATTACAGTTCATCCCTGATACGCAGGCGCTTGTTTTACTCAACAGCATTAGAACTCCGTACTGTAG AGACGGTAAATTGAATTGCTTGTGTGCGGCTTGTACTTCAGATTGTGTTGAGGAGAATGCAGTTAAAATTGTGCAACTAAACAGTGGTTATGTTTCCCTATTAGCGAGATTGGAAACAACTCATGATGTTTGCTGCTTATTAGTTTGTGAACCTAGTTTTCTTCTtgctgctgaggagggcggGAAGCTTAAGTTGTGGCTCATGAACTCTACATGGAG CGCACAGAGAGAAAATTGGTATTTACCCACATTTAACTGTATGTTTCCTTGTCTAGTGGAGTTGAAGAGGATTCCAAATTCTGCTGTACTTGTTGTCGGCCACAATGGTTTTGGGGAATTTGGCATATG GGATATTGTTAAGCGCAACATGGTGTCGAAGTTCTCCTCCCCGGGCACGTCAATAATTAAGTGTGTTCCTGCTGGTATTTTCAAGTGGCAGAGAAAGTCAGAGAGTACGACAGAAGAGATAATTGATAAAATCATGTATGCCACAAAACAGTCGTTTTCAGAAACAATAAGAATCGAAAACCATGTATCTTCAACAGAGGATAAAGATGTGGCCGTCTGGCTTCTGATCTCAATCGTCAATCGAGATTCTCAACATTGTCAATCTAGTGCTGGGCATGCAAACCTACTTGGAGAATGGAGGCTTGCTCTACTCATAAACAACACAGTGATTATTGGAAGTGCTATCAGTCAAGG GGCTGCTGCTGTGACATCTTCTGGTCATGGAATTATTGGTAGCCGGGATGGATTGGTCTATGAATGGGAATTATCTACTGGAACAAAACTTGGAACCTTGCACTCATTTAAAGGTGTTCCTTCTTTCCTTTACACTGTTAGGTTCCTGATATCGCTGTTTATACTCTTCATAAATATTATTGGGAGAGATTCTTTTGGGATGGCGAAAGCTTTTTAG
- the LOC142552644 gene encoding uncharacterized protein LOC142552644 isoform X6 encodes MGKDEVWEKSDDIEIIAIGNMYTGSWDKKYWSSSRGKDRYPYPVGYKSIRNLNGITFKMEILQGPKGPSFTISSTDGKSCSGETPVIAWESFQRGCYRTKLGHGKRFSCKIDGAEFFGFKNAFVQRLLRELVANVSGTAEQGLLISSISSRDCEAVYQLNDKGSVENHDLVPYLVKSHFTRKRSRTDKVVNDKRVNQTHVEQNQCKKYRQEANASNSRQTDKLTRSGSKCATTNEISGFCASTEILGEQKLAKMIENETCPSTAEKVARLDSVVMPEYLTVENSLSLCERELICSRNNLECGTDKVLKNHHPKDGPRIADIQEFNDSTPEETDGGTNVHHSMTIIKDVDICAPDTLDHVGDNSSVSSSINHEQFPWNVKEEMINNVVKSEVLITDSVPEEEIRTSTWYSSSEKCDTDSVGEDIAKSMMTVLLPRALPLLKTFTRKKKKSVKPLEIAPLRLQDKNGVSNACTDDAAIAREPTRHSNTERQKEKAHVPRICNDLVVSTFGNTETMVPDTFDNVDCQDVLPDLTKASQLLNVLDTQSQLQANREANVPICHDGINEPTRTSDVMLVATTDAILAPRLEITASPRSDSAVCHTTDKLHAIQAATMKQTPESESTICKSLSDVDPPKIPTTGCYCSEVETNQMEDLNIQLDVNEKLPGLLEFFACYIQPMPISMVQLIVKGNDIYVCVKCGSLERKESTLFVYKAVKKGKKLGCPFFIGHVPIAFQLSRNPLGGDVGLESSLLQFIPDTQALVLLNSIRTPYCRDGKLNCLCAACTSDCVEENAVKIVQLNSGYVSLLARLETTHDVCCLLVCEPSFLLAAEEGGKLKLWLMNSTWSGVEEDSKFCCTCCRPQWFWGIWHMGYC; translated from the exons GGTAAAGACCGCTATCCTTATCCTGTTGGATACAAGTCGATTCGAAATCTGAATGGGATTACCTTCAAAATGGAAATTCTTCAAGGCCCTAAAGGCCCGTCATTTACG ATAAGTTCAACTGATGGAAAGTCATGTTCCGGAGAAACTCCTGTTATTGCTTGGGAGAGCTTTCAGAGAGGCTGTTACCGTACAAAGTTGGGGCACGGGAAGAGATTTTCCTGTAAGATAGATGGAGCAGAG TTTTTTGGATTCAAAAATGCATTTGTCCAGAGGCTACTGCGGGAGTTGGTGGCAAATGTCAGTGGAACTGCTGAACAGGGTTTGTTAATTTCAAGCATTTCTAGCAGAGATTGTGAGGCAGTTTATCAGTTAAATGACAAAGGATCAGTTGAAAATCATGATTTGGTCCCATATTTAGTTAAATCACATTTTACAAGGAAGAGAAGCAGGACTGACAAAGTTGTTAATGATAAAAGAGTCAACCAGACTCATGTCGAGCAAAATCAATGCAAGAAGTATAGACAAGAAGCCAATGCTTCAAATTCGCGGCAAACAGACAAATTAACTCGCAGTGGTAGCAAATGCGCAACTACGAATGAAATTTCTGGGTTTTGTGCTAGTACAGAAATATTAGGGGAACAAAAGTTAGCTAAGATGATAGAGAATGAAACATGTCCGTCTACTGCAGAAAAAGTGGCACGGTTGGATTCTGTGGTGATGCCTGAATATCTAACTGTAGAAAATTCCCTTTCCCTATGCGAAAGAGAGTTGATTTGTTCCAGGAATAACTTGGAGTGTGGTACTGATAAAGTGCTCAAGAACCATCACCCC AAAGATGGACCAAGAATTGCTGATATCCAAGAATTCAATGACTCGACACCAGAAGAAACTGATGGAGGAACTAATGTTCATCATAGCATGACAATAATCAAGGATGTTGATATTTGTGCACCTGACACTTTGGATCATGTTGGAG ATAACTCTTCTGTATCTTCTTCAATTAACCACGAGCAATTTCCTTGGAATGTGAAAGAAGAAATGATCAATAATGTGGTTAAGTCCGAGGTGTTGATAACCGATTCAGTTCCAGAAGAAGAAATACGCACATCAACATGGTATTCTAGCTCAGAAAAGTGTGATACTGATTCAGTTGGTGAAGATATAGCCAAGTCAATGATGACCGTTCTACTACCTCGAGCTCTTCCTTTACTCAAGACATTCActagaaagaaaaagaaaagtgTGAAGCCTTTAGAGATAGCTCCTCTTAGATTGCAAGATAAAAATGGTGTGTCTAATGCTTGTACTGATGATGCAGCAATTG cTAGAGAGCCAACCAGACATTCGAATACGGAGAGACAGAAGGAAAAGGCACATGTTCCCAGAATATGCAATGATTTAGTTGTCTCCACTTTTGGGAACACGGAAACTATGGTACCTGATACTTTTGATAATGTTGATTGTCAAGATGTGCTTCCTGATTTGACCAAAGCCAGTCAGTTATTAAATGTTCTAGACACTCAGTCACAGCTGCAAGCCAATAGAGAAGCGAATGTACCTATTTGTCATGATGGAATTAACGAAC CCACTAGGACATCCGATGTTATGTTAGTGGCTACTACAGATGCTATACTAGCTCCTCGATTGGAAATTACTGCTAGTCCAAGGAGTGACAGTGCTGTCTGCCACACCACTGATAAGCTACATGCTATTCAAGCGGCAACAATGAAACAAACTCCTGAATCTGAAAGTACAATCTGCAAAAGTTTGTCAGATGTTGATCCACCTAAG ATCCCCACTACAGGCTGTTACTGCAGTGAGGTTGAAACTAATCAAATGGAAGACTTGAATATTCAATTGGACGTGAATGAAAAATTACCTGGTCTTCTTGAGTTTTTTGCGTGCTATATCCAACCCATGCCAATTTCGATGGTACAGCTGATTGTAAAAGGGAATGATATTTATGTATGCGTTAAATGTGGCTCCTTGGAGCGCAAAGAGAGCACCCTCTTTGTCTACAAGGCCGTAAAGAAAGGGAAAAAGCTGGGATGCCCTTTTTTCATTGGTCATGTGCCGATAGCTTTCCAACTTTCAAGGAATCCACTTGGTGGAGAT GTCGGACTAGAGAGCTCTCTATTACAGTTCATCCCTGATACGCAGGCGCTTGTTTTACTCAACAGCATTAGAACTCCGTACTGTAG AGACGGTAAATTGAATTGCTTGTGTGCGGCTTGTACTTCAGATTGTGTTGAGGAGAATGCAGTTAAAATTGTGCAACTAAACAGTGGTTATGTTTCCCTATTAGCGAGATTGGAAACAACTCATGATGTTTGCTGCTTATTAGTTTGTGAACCTAGTTTTCTTCTtgctgctgaggagggcggGAAGCTTAAGTTGTGGCTCATGAACTCTACATGGAG TGGAGTTGAAGAGGATTCCAAATTCTGCTGTACTTGTTGTCGGCCACAATGGTTTTGGGGAATTTGGCATATG GGATATTGTTAA
- the LOC142552644 gene encoding uncharacterized protein LOC142552644 isoform X2, producing MGKDEVWEKSDDIEIIAIGNMYTGSWDKKYWSSSRGKDRYPYPVGYKSIRNLNGITFKMEILQGPKGPSFTISSTDGKSCSGETPVIAWESFQRGCYRTKLGHGKRFSCKIDGAEFFGFKNAFVQRLLRELVANVSGTAEQGLLISSISSRDCEAVYQLNDKGSVENHDLVPYLVKSHFTRKRSRTDKVVNDKRVNQTHVEQNQCKKYRQEANASNSRQTDKLTRSGSKCATTNEISGFCASTEILGEQKLAKMIENETCPSTAEKVARLDSVVMPEYLTVENSLSLCERELICSRNNLECGTDKVLKNHHPVHGPRIADIQEFNDSTPEETDGGTNVHHSMTIIKDVDICAPDTLDHVGDNSSVSSSINHEQFPWNVKEEMINNVVKSEVLITDSVPEEEIRTSTWYSSSEKCDTDSVGEDIAKSMMTVLLPRALPLLKTFTRKKKKSVKPLEIAPLRLQDKNGVSNACTDDAAIAREPTRHSNTERQKEKAHVPRICNDLVVSTFGNTETMVPDTFDNVDCQDVLPDLTKASQLLNVLDTQSQLQANREANVPICHDGINEPTRTSDVMLVATTDAILAPRLEITASPRSDSAVCHTTDKLHAIQAATMKQTPESESTICKSLSDVDPPKIPTTGCYCSEVETNQMEDLNIQLDVNEKLPGLLEFFACYIQPMPISMVQLIVKGNDIYVCVKCGSLERKESTLFVYKAVKKGKKLGCPFFIGHVPIAFQLSRNPLGGDVGLESSLLQFIPDTQALVLLNSIRTPYCRDGKLNCLCAACTSDCVEENAVKIVQLNSGYVSLLARLETTHDVCCLLVCEPSFLLAAEEGGKLKLWLMNSTWSAQRENWYLPTFNCMFPCLVELKRIPNSAVLVVGHNGFGEFGIWDIVKRNMVSKFSSPGTSIIKCVPAGIFKWQRKSESTTEEIIDKIMYATKQSFSETIRIENHVSSTEDKDVAVWLLISIVNRDSQHCQSSAGHANLLGEWRLALLINNTVIIGSAISQGAAAVTSSGHGIIGSRDGLVYEWELSTGTKLGTLHSFKGVPSFLYTVRFLISLFILFINIIGRDSFGMAKAF from the exons GGTAAAGACCGCTATCCTTATCCTGTTGGATACAAGTCGATTCGAAATCTGAATGGGATTACCTTCAAAATGGAAATTCTTCAAGGCCCTAAAGGCCCGTCATTTACG ATAAGTTCAACTGATGGAAAGTCATGTTCCGGAGAAACTCCTGTTATTGCTTGGGAGAGCTTTCAGAGAGGCTGTTACCGTACAAAGTTGGGGCACGGGAAGAGATTTTCCTGTAAGATAGATGGAGCAGAG TTTTTTGGATTCAAAAATGCATTTGTCCAGAGGCTACTGCGGGAGTTGGTGGCAAATGTCAGTGGAACTGCTGAACAGGGTTTGTTAATTTCAAGCATTTCTAGCAGAGATTGTGAGGCAGTTTATCAGTTAAATGACAAAGGATCAGTTGAAAATCATGATTTGGTCCCATATTTAGTTAAATCACATTTTACAAGGAAGAGAAGCAGGACTGACAAAGTTGTTAATGATAAAAGAGTCAACCAGACTCATGTCGAGCAAAATCAATGCAAGAAGTATAGACAAGAAGCCAATGCTTCAAATTCGCGGCAAACAGACAAATTAACTCGCAGTGGTAGCAAATGCGCAACTACGAATGAAATTTCTGGGTTTTGTGCTAGTACAGAAATATTAGGGGAACAAAAGTTAGCTAAGATGATAGAGAATGAAACATGTCCGTCTACTGCAGAAAAAGTGGCACGGTTGGATTCTGTGGTGATGCCTGAATATCTAACTGTAGAAAATTCCCTTTCCCTATGCGAAAGAGAGTTGATTTGTTCCAGGAATAACTTGGAGTGTGGTACTGATAAAGTGCTCAAGAACCATCACCCCGTGC ATGGACCAAGAATTGCTGATATCCAAGAATTCAATGACTCGACACCAGAAGAAACTGATGGAGGAACTAATGTTCATCATAGCATGACAATAATCAAGGATGTTGATATTTGTGCACCTGACACTTTGGATCATGTTGGAG ATAACTCTTCTGTATCTTCTTCAATTAACCACGAGCAATTTCCTTGGAATGTGAAAGAAGAAATGATCAATAATGTGGTTAAGTCCGAGGTGTTGATAACCGATTCAGTTCCAGAAGAAGAAATACGCACATCAACATGGTATTCTAGCTCAGAAAAGTGTGATACTGATTCAGTTGGTGAAGATATAGCCAAGTCAATGATGACCGTTCTACTACCTCGAGCTCTTCCTTTACTCAAGACATTCActagaaagaaaaagaaaagtgTGAAGCCTTTAGAGATAGCTCCTCTTAGATTGCAAGATAAAAATGGTGTGTCTAATGCTTGTACTGATGATGCAGCAATTG cTAGAGAGCCAACCAGACATTCGAATACGGAGAGACAGAAGGAAAAGGCACATGTTCCCAGAATATGCAATGATTTAGTTGTCTCCACTTTTGGGAACACGGAAACTATGGTACCTGATACTTTTGATAATGTTGATTGTCAAGATGTGCTTCCTGATTTGACCAAAGCCAGTCAGTTATTAAATGTTCTAGACACTCAGTCACAGCTGCAAGCCAATAGAGAAGCGAATGTACCTATTTGTCATGATGGAATTAACGAAC CCACTAGGACATCCGATGTTATGTTAGTGGCTACTACAGATGCTATACTAGCTCCTCGATTGGAAATTACTGCTAGTCCAAGGAGTGACAGTGCTGTCTGCCACACCACTGATAAGCTACATGCTATTCAAGCGGCAACAATGAAACAAACTCCTGAATCTGAAAGTACAATCTGCAAAAGTTTGTCAGATGTTGATCCACCTAAG ATCCCCACTACAGGCTGTTACTGCAGTGAGGTTGAAACTAATCAAATGGAAGACTTGAATATTCAATTGGACGTGAATGAAAAATTACCTGGTCTTCTTGAGTTTTTTGCGTGCTATATCCAACCCATGCCAATTTCGATGGTACAGCTGATTGTAAAAGGGAATGATATTTATGTATGCGTTAAATGTGGCTCCTTGGAGCGCAAAGAGAGCACCCTCTTTGTCTACAAGGCCGTAAAGAAAGGGAAAAAGCTGGGATGCCCTTTTTTCATTGGTCATGTGCCGATAGCTTTCCAACTTTCAAGGAATCCACTTGGTGGAGAT GTCGGACTAGAGAGCTCTCTATTACAGTTCATCCCTGATACGCAGGCGCTTGTTTTACTCAACAGCATTAGAACTCCGTACTGTAG AGACGGTAAATTGAATTGCTTGTGTGCGGCTTGTACTTCAGATTGTGTTGAGGAGAATGCAGTTAAAATTGTGCAACTAAACAGTGGTTATGTTTCCCTATTAGCGAGATTGGAAACAACTCATGATGTTTGCTGCTTATTAGTTTGTGAACCTAGTTTTCTTCTtgctgctgaggagggcggGAAGCTTAAGTTGTGGCTCATGAACTCTACATGGAG CGCACAGAGAGAAAATTGGTATTTACCCACATTTAACTGTATGTTTCCTTGTCTAGTGGAGTTGAAGAGGATTCCAAATTCTGCTGTACTTGTTGTCGGCCACAATGGTTTTGGGGAATTTGGCATATG GGATATTGTTAAGCGCAACATGGTGTCGAAGTTCTCCTCCCCGGGCACGTCAATAATTAAGTGTGTTCCTGCTGGTATTTTCAAGTGGCAGAGAAAGTCAGAGAGTACGACAGAAGAGATAATTGATAAAATCATGTATGCCACAAAACAGTCGTTTTCAGAAACAATAAGAATCGAAAACCATGTATCTTCAACAGAGGATAAAGATGTGGCCGTCTGGCTTCTGATCTCAATCGTCAATCGAGATTCTCAACATTGTCAATCTAGTGCTGGGCATGCAAACCTACTTGGAGAATGGAGGCTTGCTCTACTCATAAACAACACAGTGATTATTGGAAGTGCTATCAGTCAAGG GGCTGCTGCTGTGACATCTTCTGGTCATGGAATTATTGGTAGCCGGGATGGATTGGTCTATGAATGGGAATTATCTACTGGAACAAAACTTGGAACCTTGCACTCATTTAAAGGTGTTCCTTCTTTCCTTTACACTGTTAGGTTCCTGATATCGCTGTTTATACTCTTCATAAATATTATTGGGAGAGATTCTTTTGGGATGGCGAAAGCTTTTTAG